A window from Manis javanica isolate MJ-LG chromosome 10, MJ_LKY, whole genome shotgun sequence encodes these proteins:
- the LOC140843889 gene encoding olfactory receptor 6C2-like, protein MRNHTSVTSFILLGLTDDPQLQILIFMFLLITYMLSVTGNLSIIILTTVDSHLKTAMYFFLKNFSFLEISFTSACIPRFLYSLSTGDRTITYNACICQLFFTYVFVITEFFLLATMSFDRYVAICKPLHYMTIMNYRVCKRLIFCCLIISLLIILPALSLGLDVEFCASNAIDHFACDANPMLKISCSDTWLIEQMIIVNSVMTFLMTLLCVVLSYMYIIRTILRLPSAQQRTRAFSTCSSHIIVVSITYGSCIFVYIKPSAKDEMAINKGVTVLTTSISPMLNPFIYTLRNKQVKQAFNDLVKRFKLLSKN, encoded by the coding sequence ATGAGAAACCACACATCTGTaaccagtttcatcctcttgggattgacagatgaccctcagctacagattctgatttttatgtttctgCTTATCACCTACATGTTGAGTGTAACTGGAAACCTGAGCATCATCATCCTCACAACAGTGGATTCTCACCTTAAAACTGCaatgtacttttttcttaaaaatttctcCTTCTTAGAAATCTCGTTCACATCTGCCTGCATTCCTAGATTCTTGTACAGCTTATCAACAGGTGACAGGACTATTACGTATAATGCTTGCATATGCCaacttttttttacatatgtttttgtaataacagaattttttctcctggctACCATGTCCTTTGATCgatatgtggccatctgcaaacccctgcattacATGACTATTATGAACTACAGGGTCTGCAAAAGGCTCATCTTCTGCTGTTTGATAATTTCTTTATTGATCATATTGCCAGCACTTAGCTTGGGACTGGATGTGGAATTCTGTGCCTCTAATGCGATTGACCACTTTGCATGTGATGCTAACCCTATGCTGAAGATCTCATGCTCAGATACATGGCTCATAGAGCAGATGATCATCGTCAACTCTGTGATGACTTTCCTCATGACTCTGCTGTGTGTGGTCCTGTCCTACATGTACATCATCAGGACGATTCTaagactcccctctgcccagcagaggacaagagccttttccacctgttctTCCCACATTATCGTGGTTTCCATCACCTATGGAAGCtgcatctttgtttatatcaaacCATCAGCGAAAGATGAAATGGCCATTAATAAGGGAGTAACAGTACTcactacttccatttcccccatgctgaacccattcatttacactctgaggaacaaacaagtgaaacaaGCCTTTAATGACTTAGTCAAAAGATTTAAATTGCTCTCAAAGAATTAG